A single window of Terriglobia bacterium DNA harbors:
- a CDS encoding multicopper oxidase family protein, which produces MTKAISKTRLPLAAMAVVALLLTATAAFAAAPGITGPNFNLTATAAYVSQPDGSAVYSWGYGCSGAPSGFAPSAISGAFCNTMQMPGPTLIVTEGQTVQVTLHNNLPGAAGNTSILFPGFSLQPFTDGVPGLLTQEAAPGGTVTYRFTAATPGTRAYYSGTQGDLQIEMGLYGAIIVLPSAVPAACTSGVHASNLAAQSHWGESDFRLAAAAYDHPGTCYDREYLFQFSEIDPRIHRQAEEQSTRGCTGCMTVATEPYVPAYYMVNGRSMPDLMDPNYAPEYPHQPYNGNPHMHPGELTLLRIVGTGRWQHPFHEHGNHVRILGRDGNLILSATDPNSLAGPLLFTTTTTPGLAMDGIYYWSGKGLNWDPYGHNPASGSTLPCTPDANGYNTGAPNAINYFEWCQDHNKPLQAHPFGDVAGGGPVTLPDPNIFANGPWYGGSPYLGPDATTRAVGSTGTTPPSGTVANPPDSEAGFAFMWHSHNEREITTNNSFPGGMLMMMLVDSREFVIDESN; this is translated from the coding sequence CGGCTTACGTCTCCCAGCCGGACGGGTCAGCGGTGTACTCCTGGGGGTACGGTTGTAGCGGCGCGCCAAGCGGATTTGCCCCGTCCGCGATCTCGGGCGCGTTCTGCAACACCATGCAGATGCCCGGGCCGACGCTGATCGTAACCGAGGGGCAGACGGTCCAGGTGACGCTGCACAACAATCTGCCGGGCGCGGCGGGCAACACGTCGATTCTTTTTCCCGGCTTTTCACTGCAACCGTTCACGGACGGCGTTCCGGGACTGCTGACGCAGGAGGCGGCGCCGGGCGGCACGGTGACCTACAGGTTTACCGCTGCTACGCCGGGTACCCGCGCCTATTACAGCGGAACACAAGGCGACTTACAGATCGAGATGGGGCTGTATGGGGCAATCATTGTCCTGCCCTCCGCCGTCCCCGCCGCCTGCACATCGGGCGTACACGCTTCAAACTTGGCAGCGCAGAGCCACTGGGGTGAGTCCGATTTCCGGCTGGCAGCGGCGGCCTACGACCACCCTGGCACCTGCTACGACCGGGAATACCTGTTCCAGTTCTCCGAGATAGACCCGAGAATTCACCGGCAGGCAGAAGAACAGTCCACCAGGGGCTGCACTGGCTGCATGACCGTGGCCACCGAGCCCTACGTTCCCGCGTACTACATGGTCAATGGCCGCTCGATGCCGGACTTGATGGATCCCAACTATGCTCCGGAATACCCGCACCAGCCCTACAACGGCAACCCGCACATGCATCCGGGAGAGTTGACGTTGTTGCGCATCGTCGGCACGGGACGCTGGCAGCATCCGTTCCACGAGCACGGCAACCACGTGCGCATCCTGGGGCGCGACGGCAACTTGATTCTCAGCGCGACCGATCCGAACAGTCTGGCCGGACCTCTGCTGTTCACCACGACTACGACTCCGGGGCTAGCCATGGACGGAATTTACTACTGGAGCGGTAAAGGTCTGAACTGGGATCCGTATGGTCACAACCCAGCGTCCGGATCAACGCTGCCCTGCACACCGGATGCTAACGGCTACAACACCGGTGCTCCGAATGCGATCAATTACTTCGAGTGGTGCCAGGATCACAACAAGCCGCTGCAGGCTCACCCGTTCGGCGACGTGGCGGGCGGCGGTCCGGTAACTCTGCCTGATCCGAATATCTTCGCCAACGGCCCCTGGTACGGCGGCAGCCCCTATCTGGGGCCGGACGCGACCACGCGTGCCGTCGGTTCCACCGGTACGACGCCGCCATCCGGAACGGTAGCGAATCCGCCCGATTCAGAAGCTGGATTTGCGTTCATGTGGCACTCCCACAACGAGCGCGAGATCACTACCAATAACAGTTTCCCTGGCGGCATGCTGATGATGATGCTGGTTGACAGCCGGGAATTCGTCATCGACGAGTCGAATTAA